The DNA segment GCGGGTCGGGTTGGTGTAATAGGTCAACCGGACCAGCAGGCCGAAGGAGTCGTTGATCTCCATTGCGCTGATCACGAAGCCCGCCTTTAGCTTGGCGATGAGTACAGGCGTGTTGGTGGCGTGGTGGTAGCTCACGATCTCCTGGAACCCCAGCCCCTTCAGGTGGGGGAGCAGCGAGTGCAGCAGCGCGGTGTAGATGCCCTTGCGGCGGTGCTCGGGGAAGAGGCCCGTGTTGATCATCACGTAACGTACGGCGCTCTCTTGCACGCCGAAGTACCAGCCGGCGATCTCGTCTCCGTGCTTGAAGAGGAGTTGGTGGCGGATGCGCCACGGCACGGCCAACCGTCCTTCGAGGTCCTCCAGCCGGCGCCGCTCGTCGTCCGTCAGGACTCTCCGCCACTCGAAAGCGGTTCGCTCGTCGAAGACCCGCCGGCGGAGCTGCCGGAAGATCTCATGGAAACCTTCGCCTTCTACCGCCTCCACCGTGTACCCCGGCGGCAGACCTTCCACGACCAGCCCGTCGTCGGGCATGACCCATCGCCTCCTCGCGCGCCTGAGTTCGGGTCGGCTGGTTACCACCCGGGCACCGTTCTTAGGGCACGTTCGCTCCCCAGCCGTAGCGTCCTGCCGCGCGAGGCCTGCTCCGGGGAGACCTGGGTGTCTCCCTGCGCACCCGCAGACCCGTAGCCGCAGACCTGGCCCAATACCTCCCCGCCACGGTGGAGCTGGCCCTGACCGCCATGCTCGTGGCCGTGGCCGCGGGTCTGGCTCTGGGCACTGCGAGCCCTCTGAGGCGGAACGCGCCCGTGGATCCCGTGGTCCGCCTCGTCTCGGTGGGCGGCGCCTCGGTACCGGTCTTCTGGCTTGGCCTCGTCCTCCTGGCCTTCTCTTACTACCGTCTGGGGTGGGCCTCAGGCCCAGGCCAGCTGGATCCCTGGCCCCTTCCTCCACGACCCGAGCCAGGAGATCATTACCGGCGAGGGGGGCGCGCTCAGCTCGGGTTCTTGGCGACGCCTTCGAGCACGTACTGGCCCCGTGGGCTCCAGATTTCCAGCCGCCCGTCCTCCAGGATGTAGGTGTCGTCGGCGGTCAGGGGGATCTCAAGGGCACGCCCAGGAAGTGAGGACAATTCGGCGCCCGGCTCGGGCTCCACGGTCCCCGCCCCGTGGAGTTGGAGCACGTGGCGGCCCACGTAGTCATCGATACTCCGTTCGTTCTCCTGGTAGCCCACGTCTTCCAGGTCGATCTCGACCCGGTCCCAGTTGTCCTGCTCTCGCTTGGCCACCCGCACGGTCCGGCCCCGCCAGCCCTTCAGGACCCGGTCCAGCTCCTCGATGGAGAGCTGCCGCATCGGAACCACCCCCACCACAGGGTGGCCGGAACGGCGCAGCTTCATGACCCGCGTCCAGCGCCGGTGTTCCCGGTCCGCGGGAAGGGGAGCCCTGGCAGAGCTCGCCGGTCACTCGTCGGTTGGACCGCCTCCTGTCTCCAACTCGGCCCGCATGACATAGACGTTGTACGGTCCGAACTGCGACATCAGGAAGTAGATCACCCGGCCGTCGTCTTCCACCCACGAAGGGGTCATGAACCCGCCGTAGAGGGACGGATACTTCGCGGCCTCGGATAGCGTATGGGGCCTGCTCCACGGCCCCCACGGCCGGGGAGCGGAGCGAAGCTCCATGTTGTGCGAGCGTTCGTTGAGGTACGTGTAGATCCAGCGGTCGAGGTACGGGTTCCAAAGGAGCGAACCCTCCCCCGCCGGGGCGGGGATCACCTCCACGGCCTCGGCGGGATCTCGGGACCATTGAGGCTGCCCGTCCGCGCCGGGGCCGCTGTAGTACTGATAGGCCCCGCGATCCAGGATCTCCTCGGGCCTTACCCTCGCCGCCTTCACTCCTCCGAACCTTCCGGCAGGCGTCGCCAGGAGCCATAGATACCCCTCGGCGTTCCCGCGCCCGCGCTGCTGAGAGACGGCCAGCATGATGAACCCGCTCTCTTCTGGCCAGATCGGTGGGTCCACCACATGCCACGCCTCGCCCCGGTCGTCCGAGTACGCCCACGTGGCGTAATTCGCGTCCCACCGGCCGGGCGGCCCCCAGCGGCGCACCGACATGAACGCCATGTACAGGCGCCCGTCCACGGACGTGAGAGCCGTGGGGATCTTGGTTACCTCACCGCCAGCGTCGTTGCTCTCCTTGAGACCTGGAACGATTTCCCTGGCACGGCCGAGCTCGTCCGTGATCCAGCCGTCCAGGGTGATCCCGTCGGAAGGCTCCACGTCCGTCGTGCGCGCGAGCACGTTCGAGCGCCAGTTGGTCTTTCCGTATCCGAAGGTATCGCCGAAGGCGATGTAGATCGTACCATCGACTTCAGCCAAGACCCCCAGATCGGTCCCGATCACGTCCACGCCCTCGGTGCGGTTGACCGAGCTCGAGCCTGTCAGCGGGGCGACTTGGGTGGTCCTGATTCCGACGATGGGATCGATCGGCTCGTCCGCTGCTCCCGCCCCCAAGGTGCCCCCGCACCACACGGTGGCGGCGAGGATCCACCACCCGACCCGTCCACGCTGCATGACACGGCCTCCTCTCCCTTGTTTCCGTCCCAGGTCCTCATCCCTTGATCCCGGACATGGTGATGCTCGCCATCAACTGGCGCTGCAGGAGGAGGAAGACGACCAGGTTGGGCAGGACCGCGATGGTGTTCGCCGCCATCAGGTAACCCCAGGGGTTCTGGTACTGCCCTGAGAACCCGGCGATCCCGACCTGGACCGTCTTCATCTCCGTCGCGTTGGTGACCAGGAGCGGCCACAGGAAGCTGTTCCAGTTGGCAACGAAGAAGAAGACCGCGAGGGCCGCCATGATCGGCTTCGAGAGCGGGAGCACGATACGGAAGAAGATCCCCGCCTTGCTGCAACCGTCGATGGTGGCGGCCTCTTCGAGTTCGTGGGGGATCCCCAGGTAGAACTGGTGCAACAGGAAGATCCCGAACGCGTTGGGGATCGCCGGAATGATGAGGGCCCAGTAGGTGTCAAGCCAGCCGAAGGCCCGTACCTCGATGTAGAGCGGGATCATGATGACCCAGAAGGGCACCATCAGGGTGCCGATGATCAACCCGAACAGCACCCTGCGCCCTCGGTAGCGGAGCCGGGCCAGCGAGTAGGCCGCCATGGAGTGGGTCAGGAGCGCAACGAGGGTGACCGTGATCGACACGAAACCTGAGTTGAACATCCACCGCGCGAAGGGCACCTGCTGGAAGACGTCGACGAAGTGGTTCCAGTTCCACCTGCTTGGGATCCATACCGGGGGCACCGCGAAGATCTCGGACGGCCCTTTGAGCGCGCTGACGATCATCCAGTACAGCGGCAGGATGAACACCGCGGCCAGGAGCGAGAGGAGGAGGTGCCGCCACGTCTGGGCCCTGCGCCGAGCCGAACCGAACGGCTGGAGCAGCCCCGTCACCCGAGGTGACCTCATGCCACGCGGCCCCCTTTCAGCAAGCGGAAGAGTACGACCGACAACGCGACCTGAATGGCAAAGATCACCACGGTGATGGCCGAGGCATAGCCGAACTGGTAGTATCGAAACGCACTCTGGAAGGCGTAGAAGACCGTGGTGGTCGTGGCATAGAACGGACCCCCGCCCGTCAAGACGTATATCTGGTCGAAGACCTGGAAGCCTTGCAAGATGCTCATGACGAGCACGAAGAAGCTGGTGGGCTTCAGCAGCGGCAGCGTGACGTGCCAGAACTGCTGGAGCTTCGTGGCTCCATCCACCATCGCAGCGTGATAGTACTGCTCGGGGATGTCGTTCAGCCCCGCGATCAGGATGACCATGAAATAGCCCGCGGAAAGATAAAAGGAGAGCGACAGGACCACGCCCAGCGCCTGGGACATGGATCCAAGGAACGGCTGGCCGGGAAACCCCAACGTCTTGATGAGCCCGTTGATCAACCCGTTCGGCTGGAACATGAACTTCCAGACGAAACCGACCACCACCAGCGAGATGGAGGCCGGCGCGAAGAAGACGGCCCGGTAGAAGCCGATCCCGCGTCCCTGATGCTGCACCAGTAAGGCCAGCGCCATGGCGAGAACGAAGTTGCCGCCCACGAAGACGGCCACGTACCGGAACGTGATCCCAAGGGAGCGCAGGAAGATCGGGTCCTCGAACATGGTCTTGTAGTTGCTTAGGCCGACGAACGTCATGGGGCCCAGCCCGGACCAGTCGAACAGACTCAGGATGAGGCCCAGCACGGCGGGGGCGATGACGAAGACCACCAGGCCCAGCAAGTCCGGCAAGACAAAGAGATAGCCTGTCGCGCGATCCGCCCACGTCCGGAACCGCATTGGCGCGTTCACCTCCACTGAGCGCCCTGGGGATGGAAGGGGCGATGACAGCGTTTCCTGGGCAACTGCCATCGCCCCCGACCGAACGCTACCGAGCGCCCGTGTAGGTCCTCAGGAAGCGGTTGATCTGCGCTTCAGCGGTCTTGGCTGCCATCTCAGCGGGGACTCCACCGAACATCGTCCCCTGGAGCGCGTCGAGCAGGGCCCTTTGGACCTCCGGCGGGAACCGGGGTTCCGGGCGGGCCGCAGGCAGGATCTCCTCCGTGAAGACCTTCATCGGGCCCGAGTGGAAGTACTCCCGGTTCGCGTCCAGGATACTCTGCAGCGTGGGGAACTTGGAGTTCTTCTGGATGGTCCAGACCACGGGGAAGTCGGACTCGTAGAAGAGCCACCGGGTGAACTCCGCCGCGCCCTCAACGTCCTTCGACTTGGCGTTGATCACCTGCATCCAGCCGCCCGTCACGCTGACGCTCTCGCCTCCGCGCTCCTTGGGTGGCACAGGGAAGACGCCGTAGTTGAAGTCCGGATATTGCTCCTTGAGGATCTTCACAGCCCACATGCCGGTGACTTGCATGGCGCCGAATCCGCTGCCCAGCATGGTGACATCGTTGGCAGCGGCCGGCTGGCTCTTGGGGGAAACCCCGTGGACGTTCACCAGGTCGGACCAGAACTGCAGGGCGGCGACAGACTCGGGCGATGCGATCCGCGCTTGGGTCCACCCCTCGTCCATCACGTCGCCGCCAGCGGACCAGAGGAAGGGATAGAAGGTGAAGAGCTGGTAGAAGTCCGCGGCAGGCTCGATGACCAGTCCGAAGCGCTCCGGTGTGGTCAAGGCCTGGGCGACTCTCACGAGCTCGTCCCAGGACTGGGGGACCGCCAGACCCTTCTCTTCAAAGAGGTCCTTATCGTAGAAGACGGCAAGCGGCTCCAGCTCTACCGGCACGCCATAGATGCGCCCGTTGACCGTCGCCTTGTCGCGAGCAACCGGAACCAGGTCTTCCACCTGAGACGCGGTCAGGTACGTGTCCATGGGCTCCAGGATCCCGTTGCTCACATAGCGGAGGAAGTCGCCGGGGCTGACCCAGAAAACATCGGGCCCCTGCCCCGACGCAAAGGCAGCCGTGAGGCGGGTGGTGGTGTACTCTGCCCATGGGATGCTCACGAATTCGACTTTGGGCGAGTGCGCTGCGTTCCACTGGTCGACGTACTCCTGTATGGTGGGATCGCCGTAGGTGTCTGCGAACTTCCAGAAGGTGATCGGTTCCGCGGCGAAGGCCGGCGCCGCGAGAGTTGCTGCCAGGGTCAACGCCAG comes from the Limnochorda pilosa genome and includes:
- a CDS encoding ABC transporter substrate-binding protein; translation: MRRACLVAWVLALTLAATLAAPAFAAEPITFWKFADTYGDPTIQEYVDQWNAAHSPKVEFVSIPWAEYTTTRLTAAFASGQGPDVFWVSPGDFLRYVSNGILEPMDTYLTASQVEDLVPVARDKATVNGRIYGVPVELEPLAVFYDKDLFEEKGLAVPQSWDELVRVAQALTTPERFGLVIEPAADFYQLFTFYPFLWSAGGDVMDEGWTQARIASPESVAALQFWSDLVNVHGVSPKSQPAAANDVTMLGSGFGAMQVTGMWAVKILKEQYPDFNYGVFPVPPKERGGESVSVTGGWMQVINAKSKDVEGAAEFTRWLFYESDFPVVWTIQKNSKFPTLQSILDANREYFHSGPMKVFTEEILPAARPEPRFPPEVQRALLDALQGTMFGGVPAEMAAKTAEAQINRFLRTYTGAR
- a CDS encoding carbohydrate ABC transporter permease → MRSPRVTGLLQPFGSARRRAQTWRHLLLSLLAAVFILPLYWMIVSALKGPSEIFAVPPVWIPSRWNWNHFVDVFQQVPFARWMFNSGFVSITVTLVALLTHSMAAYSLARLRYRGRRVLFGLIIGTLMVPFWVIMIPLYIEVRAFGWLDTYWALIIPAIPNAFGIFLLHQFYLGIPHELEEAATIDGCSKAGIFFRIVLPLSKPIMAALAVFFFVANWNSFLWPLLVTNATEMKTVQVGIAGFSGQYQNPWGYLMAANTIAVLPNLVVFLLLQRQLMASITMSGIKG
- a CDS encoding GNAT family N-acetyltransferase; the protein is MPDDGLVVEGLPPGYTVEAVEGEGFHEIFRQLRRRVFDERTAFEWRRVLTDDERRRLEDLEGRLAVPWRIRHQLLFKHGDEIAGWYFGVQESAVRYVMINTGLFPEHRRKGIYTALLHSLLPHLKGLGFQEIVSYHHATNTPVLIAKLKAGFVISAMEINDSFGLLVRLTYYTNPTRRAMMAVRTGEVEASEELRRHVGTGG
- a CDS encoding carbohydrate ABC transporter permease, with translation MRFRTWADRATGYLFVLPDLLGLVVFVIAPAVLGLILSLFDWSGLGPMTFVGLSNYKTMFEDPIFLRSLGITFRYVAVFVGGNFVLAMALALLVQHQGRGIGFYRAVFFAPASISLVVVGFVWKFMFQPNGLINGLIKTLGFPGQPFLGSMSQALGVVLSLSFYLSAGYFMVILIAGLNDIPEQYYHAAMVDGATKLQQFWHVTLPLLKPTSFFVLVMSILQGFQVFDQIYVLTGGGPFYATTTTVFYAFQSAFRYYQFGYASAITVVIFAIQVALSVVLFRLLKGGRVA
- a CDS encoding DUF4185 domain-containing protein, whose product is MQRGRVGWWILAATVWCGGTLGAGAADEPIDPIVGIRTTQVAPLTGSSSVNRTEGVDVIGTDLGVLAEVDGTIYIAFGDTFGYGKTNWRSNVLARTTDVEPSDGITLDGWITDELGRAREIVPGLKESNDAGGEVTKIPTALTSVDGRLYMAFMSVRRWGPPGRWDANYATWAYSDDRGEAWHVVDPPIWPEESGFIMLAVSQQRGRGNAEGYLWLLATPAGRFGGVKAARVRPEEILDRGAYQYYSGPGADGQPQWSRDPAEAVEVIPAPAGEGSLLWNPYLDRWIYTYLNERSHNMELRSAPRPWGPWSRPHTLSEAAKYPSLYGGFMTPSWVEDDGRVIYFLMSQFGPYNVYVMRAELETGGGPTDE